The Lachnospiraceae bacterium oral taxon 500 genome window below encodes:
- a CDS encoding pilus assembly protein PilX, which produces MRKWNAVLTLLIFILFLLHAVFGSLQMLGVGNTALKGLSWAAVGLITVHTLIGLKLTLETLKVQRQTGVFYWRENKLFWARRISGLAVMLLLFCHLTAFSYTRDGAYRLHWFTAGRLTVQLFLLAAVGVHIITNVKPLLIAFGVKGLRSWLIDMLVILSVLLLFMAAAFVVYYLRWNVF; this is translated from the coding sequence ATGAGAAAATGGAATGCGGTTTTAACATTACTGATTTTTATTTTGTTTTTGCTGCATGCCGTTTTTGGCAGCCTGCAAATGCTGGGCGTGGGTAATACGGCGCTGAAAGGATTATCCTGGGCGGCAGTGGGTCTGATTACGGTGCATACTTTGATTGGACTGAAATTAACCTTGGAAACGCTGAAAGTCCAAAGGCAAACCGGCGTTTTCTATTGGCGGGAAAACAAGCTTTTTTGGGCAAGAAGAATCAGCGGTTTGGCTGTCATGCTCTTGCTGTTTTGCCATTTGACGGCATTTAGCTATACCAGGGACGGAGCATACCGGCTGCATTGGTTTACGGCGGGGCGGCTGACGGTTCAGCTTTTTTTGCTGGCAGCGGTCGGAGTTCATATCATCACTAATGTGAAACCCTTGCTGATTGCTTTCGGCGTCAAAGGCCTGCGCAGCTGGCTGATTGATATGCTGGTTATTTTGTCGGTTTTGCTGCTGTTTATGGCGGCTGCCTTTGTGGTGTATTATCTGCGCTGGAATGTATTTTAG
- a CDS encoding iron permease, translated as MSLRGSKMKKKQKLQRLRNLFSAVLVLSLLFMLPGAVLAEEAKYYKTWEEYSTANGLEARNWHEVADAIDVLIGRVEELYEAGNQKEAYEYAKATYWGYYETTGFERNVMTYISGSRVSAVELQFVAFRKAVKKDGASLEAVKAEGQKLSDMLHEDADVLQPDGRPGDQKAAENAENTEAPSSENQSQTPKNPAGGAVAAFIGSLAIILREGLEAILIVGAIIAYLIKSGNKRGVAPVYFGAAFAVVCSFIMAYFIDYLKKINPENAMSQEIIEGAAALLAVAVLFYVSNWMVSKSESALWSQYIESKVAGSLERGSAIALGFTAWLAVFREGAEVILFYQPLMQESNANMVWLGFLSGCAILVVVFLLIRFLSIRLPLKPFFLATSILMAVMAICFLGAGIKEFIEGGVIEAAYQNWFTVTEVLDILGIYPLYETLIPQFILLVITVVTFGLQVRKNKKMRLELEAKAGSAAASAKVE; from the coding sequence ATGTCATTAAGAGGGAGCAAGATGAAGAAAAAGCAGAAGCTACAAAGATTACGGAATTTGTTTAGTGCGGTATTAGTGCTAAGTCTTTTGTTCATGCTGCCGGGGGCGGTGTTGGCCGAAGAAGCAAAATATTACAAAACCTGGGAAGAGTATTCGACCGCCAATGGCCTGGAAGCCCGCAACTGGCATGAAGTCGCCGATGCGATTGATGTTTTGATCGGCCGGGTAGAGGAATTATACGAAGCGGGCAATCAAAAAGAGGCCTATGAATATGCAAAAGCAACCTACTGGGGCTATTATGAAACGACCGGCTTTGAGCGTAATGTTATGACTTATATTTCCGGCAGCCGGGTCAGTGCGGTTGAACTGCAGTTTGTGGCTTTCCGCAAGGCGGTTAAAAAAGACGGCGCCAGTCTGGAAGCGGTTAAAGCGGAAGGTCAAAAGTTAAGCGATATGCTGCATGAAGACGCCGATGTTTTGCAGCCGGACGGCCGGCCGGGCGATCAAAAGGCAGCCGAAAATGCGGAAAATACAGAAGCGCCGTCTTCTGAAAATCAAAGTCAAACGCCGAAAAATCCGGCCGGCGGAGCGGTAGCGGCTTTTATCGGGAGTTTGGCGATTATTTTGCGGGAAGGTTTAGAGGCTATTCTGATTGTCGGAGCGATTATTGCTTATTTGATTAAATCCGGCAACAAGCGCGGTGTTGCTCCGGTTTACTTCGGAGCGGCTTTTGCGGTGGTGTGCAGTTTTATTATGGCTTATTTTATTGATTATCTGAAAAAGATCAATCCGGAAAACGCCATGTCACAGGAGATTATTGAAGGAGCGGCGGCGCTCTTGGCGGTGGCGGTTTTGTTTTATGTCAGCAACTGGATGGTGTCAAAATCCGAATCGGCGCTGTGGTCGCAGTATATTGAAAGCAAGGTAGCCGGTTCACTGGAGCGGGGAAGTGCGATTGCTCTTGGTTTTACGGCATGGTTAGCAGTTTTTCGTGAAGGAGCGGAAGTTATTTTGTTTTATCAGCCGCTGATGCAGGAAAGCAATGCTAATATGGTGTGGCTTGGTTTTCTTTCGGGCTGCGCGATTTTGGTGGTGGTCTTTTTGCTGATTCGCTTTCTCAGTATTCGTCTGCCGCTCAAGCCCTTTTTCCTGGCAACCAGTATTTTGATGGCGGTGATGGCGATTTGCTTTTTGGGTGCCGGCATCAAAGAGTTTATTGAGGGCGGCGTGATTGAAGCGGCTTATCAAAATTGGTTTACGGTTACCGAAGTGCTGGATATCTTAGGGATTTATCCGCTGTATGAAACTTTGATTCCGCAGTTTATTCTGTTGGTGATTACGGTGGTTACCTTTGGCCTGCAGGTTCGCAAAAATAAGAAAATGCGGCTGGAGTTGGAAGCGAAGGCGGGCAGTGCCGCGGCTTCTGCCAAAGTTGAGTAA
- a CDS encoding FMN-binding domain-containing protein, whose protein sequence is MSKKKYTALFCAAVLAAGLTACGGSAAKYKDGTYEGKSQVYEGDEDGNGDGYGVATVTIKDNQVTDCQYLTYQTDGTLKDEDYGKKNGEIANADFYNKAQKAVLACAKYAAGYAETGDLSKVDAISGATISYNEFQEAVEDALNQAKE, encoded by the coding sequence ATGAGCAAAAAGAAATATACAGCGCTGTTTTGTGCGGCGGTTTTGGCAGCGGGTTTAACTGCCTGCGGCGGTTCGGCTGCCAAGTATAAGGACGGAACCTATGAAGGCAAAAGTCAGGTCTATGAGGGTGACGAGGACGGCAATGGCGACGGCTACGGTGTTGCCACTGTCACGATTAAGGATAATCAGGTCACGGACTGTCAGTATTTGACCTATCAAACCGACGGAACGCTTAAAGACGAGGACTACGGCAAGAAAAACGGCGAGATCGCCAATGCCGACTTTTACAATAAGGCGCAAAAGGCGGTGCTGGCTTGCGCCAAATATGCCGCCGGGTATGCGGAAACCGGCGATTTATCGAAGGTCGACGCCATATCCGGAGCGACGATTTCCTATAATGAGTTTCAAGAAGCGGTTGAGGATGCTTTAAACCAGGCCAAAGAGTAA
- a CDS encoding ABC transporter permease, with translation MFFRMIKGAFGRQWKKMLMIAMTIALGASLATAMLNVMMDVGDKVNQELKTYGANIMVVPKSASVVSNLYEIEGGSAKGAYLLESELGNIKTIFWAFNIVDFTPFLDTAVTLESGEQATIVGTWFNHHLELPTGETLNTGLRNLRTWWDLREGEWLDEQSAAQTEKAVMVGETLAKRENIHSGDIIRLSTPFGQEEVTVRGIFNSGDSAEEQIFAPMAMVQTLADKKGYLTSIEVSALTTPDNELAVKAAKDPSSLTIKQYELWYCTAYVSSICYQIQDVITDSVASPVRQVADSEGAILEKIQLLMVLITILSLAGSALGITNLVTASVMERSSEIGLLKAIGAKDGAISALFLTEIAVTGVIGAAVGYLIGFGFAQIIGQTVFGSPIEMKLFVIPLIGVLVLTVILAGSIPAIRMLLRLRPAEVLHGR, from the coding sequence ATGTTTTTCAGAATGATAAAGGGCGCATTCGGGCGCCAGTGGAAAAAAATGCTGATGATTGCCATGACCATTGCTTTGGGGGCATCTCTGGCAACAGCCATGCTCAATGTAATGATGGATGTCGGCGACAAAGTGAATCAGGAGCTGAAAACCTATGGCGCCAATATCATGGTCGTGCCCAAGTCGGCTTCGGTAGTCAGCAATTTGTATGAAATTGAAGGCGGTTCGGCGAAGGGAGCGTATCTCTTGGAATCGGAGCTGGGAAATATTAAAACCATTTTCTGGGCCTTTAATATCGTTGATTTTACGCCGTTTTTAGATACGGCTGTCACCTTGGAGAGCGGGGAGCAAGCCACGATAGTCGGCACTTGGTTTAATCATCATTTGGAACTACCGACCGGTGAAACGCTAAATACCGGTTTGCGCAATCTCAGAACCTGGTGGGACTTGCGCGAGGGCGAGTGGCTGGATGAGCAAAGCGCTGCTCAGACCGAAAAAGCAGTTATGGTGGGAGAAACTTTGGCCAAGCGGGAAAATATTCACAGCGGCGATATCATTCGCCTGTCAACGCCCTTTGGTCAGGAAGAAGTGACGGTGCGGGGCATTTTTAACTCCGGCGACAGTGCCGAGGAGCAGATTTTTGCACCGATGGCCATGGTTCAGACCTTGGCCGACAAAAAAGGCTATTTGACCAGTATTGAGGTCAGTGCGCTGACAACGCCGGATAACGAGTTGGCGGTCAAGGCGGCCAAAGATCCGAGTTCCCTGACGATTAAGCAGTATGAGCTGTGGTACTGTACGGCTTATGTCAGTTCGATTTGTTATCAGATTCAGGATGTGATCACTGATTCTGTTGCTTCACCGGTGCGGCAGGTAGCCGATTCGGAAGGAGCGATTTTGGAAAAGATTCAACTTTTGATGGTGCTGATTACGATTCTTAGTTTAGCCGGTTCGGCGCTGGGCATTACCAACCTGGTAACGGCCAGTGTGATGGAACGAAGCAGCGAGATTGGTCTGTTAAAGGCGATCGGAGCCAAGGACGGCGCAATTTCGGCGCTCTTTTTGACGGAGATTGCAGTCACCGGTGTGATCGGGGCGGCGGTCGGCTATTTGATCGGTTTCGGCTTTGCTCAAATCATTGGTCAGACCGTTTTCGGGTCGCCGATTGAAATGAAATTATTTGTCATTCCGCTGATTGGTGTTTTGGTGCTGACCGTTATTTTAGCCGGCAGTATTCCGGCGATTCGAATGCTGCTCCGGCTTCGGCCGGCGGAGGTTTTGCATGGCCGATAA
- the fsa gene encoding fructose-6-phosphate aldolase, which translates to MKFFLDTANVEDIRKAAAMGVICGVTTNPSLIAREGRDFKEVLQEISSIVDGPISGEVKATTTEAEAMIEEAREIAQLHPNMVVKIPMTVEGLKAVKVLAKEKIKTNVTLIFSANQALLAARAGANYVSPFLGRLDDISTDGVELVRTIAEIFAIYDLPTEIIAASVRHPMHVTQCALAGADIATVPYAVIEAMTKHPLTDAGIEKFKQDYLKVFGK; encoded by the coding sequence ATGAAGTTTTTCTTAGACACCGCTAATGTTGAGGATATCCGGAAAGCCGCCGCTATGGGCGTGATTTGCGGCGTAACCACCAATCCCTCACTGATTGCCCGTGAGGGTCGCGACTTTAAAGAAGTTTTACAGGAAATCAGCAGTATTGTCGACGGCCCAATCAGCGGCGAGGTTAAAGCTACGACCACTGAGGCCGAAGCAATGATTGAAGAAGCCAGAGAAATCGCCCAGCTTCACCCCAATATGGTGGTTAAAATTCCCATGACCGTCGAAGGCTTAAAAGCGGTTAAGGTACTGGCCAAAGAAAAGATTAAAACCAATGTTACCTTGATTTTCAGTGCCAATCAGGCCTTGCTGGCGGCCCGGGCCGGTGCCAATTATGTTTCGCCTTTCTTAGGGCGCCTGGATGATATTTCCACCGACGGCGTCGAACTCGTCAGAACGATTGCCGAGATTTTTGCAATTTATGATCTGCCGACCGAAATCATCGCCGCCAGTGTCCGTCACCCAATGCATGTCACCCAGTGCGCTTTGGCCGGCGCGGATATCGCGACCGTTCCCTATGCGGTGATTGAAGCCATGACCAAGCATCCCTTAACCGATGCCGGGATTGAAAAGTTTAAGCAGGATTACTTAAAGGTCTTTGGAAAATAG
- a CDS encoding ABC transporter ATP-binding protein has protein sequence MSLLQLKNISKIYGSLKALDDVSLTVNKGEWTAIMGPSGSGKSTLMNIIGCMDKPSLGEVFIDGIDISKESAKGLTAIRRDKIGLIFQQFHLINYLTAVENVMVAQYYHSLPDEKEALEALERVGLADRAKHLPSQLSGGEQQRVCIARALINHAELILADEPTGNLDEANENIVLDIFRQLHSQGSTLIVVTHDLEVAESAQRTITLDYGKIKSDVQNENFGKY, from the coding sequence ATGAGTTTATTGCAGCTTAAAAATATTTCAAAGATTTACGGCAGTCTGAAAGCATTGGACGATGTCAGCCTGACGGTCAATAAAGGTGAATGGACGGCGATTATGGGGCCGTCGGGTTCGGGCAAAAGCACGCTGATGAATATTATCGGCTGTATGGATAAGCCTTCGCTGGGCGAGGTCTTTATTGACGGGATTGATATTTCAAAGGAAAGTGCCAAGGGACTGACCGCGATTCGGCGCGATAAGATTGGTTTGATTTTCCAGCAGTTTCATTTAATTAATTATTTGACGGCGGTGGAAAATGTGATGGTTGCCCAGTATTATCATTCCCTGCCGGATGAAAAGGAAGCGCTGGAAGCGCTGGAACGGGTCGGGCTGGCCGACCGGGCCAAGCATCTGCCCAGTCAGTTATCTGGCGGCGAACAGCAGCGGGTCTGCATTGCCCGGGCGCTGATTAATCACGCGGAGCTGATTTTAGCGGATGAGCCGACCGGTAATTTGGATGAAGCCAATGAAAATATTGTCCTTGATATTTTTCGCCAGCTGCATAGTCAGGGTTCGACGCTGATTGTGGTTACGCATGATTTGGAAGTGGCCGAATCGGCCCAGCGGACAATTACGCTGGATTACGGCAAGATTAAGAGCGATGTCCAAAATGAGAACTTTGGCAAATATTAA
- a CDS encoding FAD-binding protein: MKQINIVGAGLAGLSAAIWLAERGAVCNLISRQPSERAQSVLAEGGINAALDTMGEGDTADEHFQDTMRGGGDLADPNAVRAMTAGAPEIVNWLLKLGAPLQKEDGRVLLRNFGGQKKKRTAYARSSTGKMLMSALVDEARKWEAAGRIHRYSHHEALDLAFQEEKESRRCLGVKLRDLYSNQVWLCPGPVILAVGGLNGFFPGQTTGTVYNTGNLAARLFVRGVTFSNLEMIQYHPTTAAIAGKRLLISEAARGEGGRLFIRRGGQPWHFMEELYPELGNLAARDVISREMVKVCARKDCEGPVYLDLTALNPEVWRSKLPDLRSQIQEYLFFDPAAWPIAVSPGIHFFMGGIWVDKSHRTDTAGLYAAGECACQYHGANRLGGNSLLAAIYGGRQAAAGALADLPGITGNLDGAWPEPDFSPPRQMTAAEMAAAGVSPAAARRLGELLSAGLGMIRTEAGLLEALRQTEVWLAEEGLSAAEADRIRLGQAMLASALERRESRGAHWREDYPARDEAYQRMTVARYRSPEIAIGWQDIPPVQE; this comes from the coding sequence ATGAAACAGATCAATATTGTCGGAGCGGGGTTGGCAGGGCTGTCGGCAGCCATTTGGCTGGCGGAGCGCGGTGCCGTCTGCAATTTGATTTCCCGGCAGCCGTCCGAGCGGGCGCAGTCGGTACTGGCCGAGGGCGGTATCAATGCCGCTTTGGATACGATGGGCGAGGGCGATACGGCGGATGAGCATTTTCAGGATACGATGCGCGGCGGCGGCGACCTGGCTGACCCGAATGCGGTTCGTGCCATGACGGCGGGCGCGCCGGAGATTGTGAACTGGCTTTTAAAGTTAGGCGCACCACTGCAAAAAGAGGATGGCCGAGTGCTGCTCCGCAATTTCGGCGGCCAGAAAAAAAAGCGGACGGCTTATGCAAGGAGCAGTACCGGTAAGATGCTGATGTCAGCGCTGGTTGACGAGGCCCGGAAATGGGAAGCGGCCGGCCGGATTCATCGCTATTCCCACCATGAAGCACTGGATTTGGCTTTTCAGGAGGAAAAAGAGTCGCGGCGCTGTCTTGGCGTAAAGCTGCGCGATCTTTATAGCAATCAGGTTTGGCTTTGTCCGGGGCCGGTTATTTTGGCAGTCGGCGGCTTAAACGGTTTTTTCCCGGGGCAGACAACTGGGACGGTGTATAATACCGGTAATTTGGCAGCCCGGCTGTTTGTCCGGGGCGTTACTTTCAGTAATTTGGAAATGATTCAGTATCACCCGACGACGGCGGCGATTGCCGGCAAGCGGCTGTTAATCAGTGAAGCAGCCCGGGGCGAGGGCGGGCGTTTATTTATCCGTCGCGGCGGTCAGCCATGGCACTTTATGGAGGAGCTTTATCCGGAGCTGGGGAACTTGGCGGCGCGGGATGTGATTTCCCGGGAAATGGTTAAGGTCTGCGCCCGGAAGGACTGCGAGGGGCCGGTTTATTTGGATCTAACGGCTCTCAATCCGGAAGTGTGGCGGTCTAAGCTGCCGGATTTGCGCAGTCAGATTCAGGAATATTTATTTTTTGACCCGGCGGCTTGGCCGATTGCGGTCAGCCCGGGGATTCATTTTTTTATGGGCGGTATTTGGGTCGATAAAAGCCATCGCACTGATACGGCCGGACTTTATGCCGCCGGGGAATGTGCCTGTCAGTATCATGGTGCTAACCGCTTGGGAGGAAATTCACTGCTGGCTGCGATTTACGGCGGCCGGCAGGCGGCAGCCGGCGCGCTGGCTGATTTGCCCGGAATAACTGGCAATTTGGACGGCGCTTGGCCGGAGCCGGATTTTTCACCGCCAAGGCAGATGACCGCGGCAGAAATGGCGGCGGCTGGCGTTTCACCGGCAGCAGCCCGGCGGCTGGGCGAACTGCTGAGCGCGGGACTGGGCATGATTCGAACCGAGGCCGGACTTTTGGAAGCGCTTCGGCAGACGGAGGTCTGGCTGGCGGAAGAGGGCTTATCGGCGGCGGAAGCAGACCGGATTCGGCTGGGACAGGCCATGCTGGCCTCGGCGCTTGAGCGCCGGGAAAGCCGGGGAGCGCACTGGCGTGAGGATTATCCGGCCCGGGATGAGGCTTATCAGCGGATGACTGTGGCTCGTTATCGGTCGCCGGAGATAGCGATTGGCTGGCAAGATATTCCGCCGGTGCAGGAGTAA
- a CDS encoding DUF2318 domain-containing protein, giving the protein MTNRGCNQKTGVGNMLKYLILVTENTALPAILLGLLYAYIFAEFKQKGRRIVTLGAGAGLLAAIIRAILKNTTKVIDNTGGAGMWNVRIFAVSTVALLLYYIFGSRKIRQKMGIAGEWLTPVLASVWTFCLVFYALPEVLAYPFNFNLNGESVLSTAFFYRLIGYFLGLVLSLIAALAAGHTVKRLEFRLMARLLNIALFINGFQQIGKAVQVLHAKRLIKGRVFFLLARYTANLSDWFLYAVMAVAFVVPLLLWLRSFSVQEPYTNPAEHRKIRAKWLNIRRWSTTLTLCFALVILTLTFFRMWDNKVVALSPIEECEQRDNNMYISLTQVEDGRLHRFAYTTENGVAIRFIVIKKPNSSAYGIGLDACDICGETGYYERNGQVVCNLCDVVMNINTIGFKGGCNPIVIDYSISDGYIIVPIETLIKHEKTFKK; this is encoded by the coding sequence ATGACGAATAGGGGCTGTAATCAGAAGACGGGAGTTGGCAATATGCTGAAATATTTAATCTTAGTTACAGAAAATACCGCTCTGCCGGCGATTTTGCTGGGGCTGCTTTATGCCTATATTTTTGCCGAGTTTAAGCAAAAGGGGCGGCGTATTGTCACGCTCGGAGCCGGAGCAGGGCTCCTCGCAGCGATTATCCGGGCAATATTAAAAAATACAACAAAAGTGATTGATAACACCGGCGGAGCCGGTATGTGGAATGTCCGTATATTTGCTGTTTCTACGGTTGCGTTGCTGCTTTATTATATTTTCGGCAGCCGAAAAATACGGCAAAAAATGGGGATAGCGGGTGAATGGCTGACGCCGGTGCTGGCTTCGGTCTGGACTTTTTGCCTGGTCTTTTACGCGTTGCCGGAGGTTTTGGCATATCCCTTTAATTTTAATCTGAACGGTGAATCTGTTTTGTCCACCGCCTTTTTTTACCGGCTGATTGGCTATTTTTTAGGACTGGTGCTGTCGCTCATCGCGGCACTGGCGGCCGGGCATACGGTCAAGCGGCTGGAGTTTCGGCTGATGGCTAGGCTCTTAAATATAGCCTTGTTTATCAACGGTTTTCAGCAGATCGGCAAAGCGGTGCAGGTGCTGCATGCGAAAAGGCTGATTAAGGGGCGGGTGTTTTTTCTGCTGGCCAGATATACGGCCAATTTAAGTGATTGGTTCCTTTATGCGGTGATGGCCGTTGCTTTTGTGGTACCGCTGCTTTTATGGCTGCGGAGCTTCAGCGTGCAGGAGCCTTATACCAATCCGGCCGAGCATCGCAAAATTCGAGCCAAATGGCTGAATATCCGGCGCTGGTCCACTACGCTGACGCTTTGCTTTGCGCTGGTGATTCTGACGCTGACTTTTTTCCGGATGTGGGATAATAAGGTAGTGGCGCTTTCCCCGATTGAGGAATGTGAACAGCGGGATAATAATATGTATATTTCTTTGACTCAGGTGGAGGACGGGAGGCTCCACCGCTTTGCCTATACGACGGAAAACGGGGTGGCGATTCGTTTTATTGTAATTAAAAAGCCGAACTCATCCGCTTACGGCATTGGGCTGGACGCTTGTGATATTTGCGGCGAAACCGGCTATTATGAACGCAATGGCCAAGTCGTCTGTAATTTGTGTGATGTGGTTATGAACATCAATACCATCGGTTTTAAAGGCGGCTGCAATCCGATTGTGATTGACTACAGTATTTCCGACGGCTATATTATCGTGCCGATTGAAACCTTGATTAAGCATGAAAAGACCTTTAAGAAATGA
- a CDS encoding ABC transporter permease, which translates to MTKQKMFLKMITASLVRRRSRMLVALLAIAVGATILSGLVTIYYDVPRQMGAQFRNYGANMIFMAAENTDEFSMAAVEKGISYIEGKELLGVTPYRYETLKIHEQPVVAAGTDLAGARITSPYWHVEGAWPEKPAEVLAGKEAANLLGLKIGDSFEVAAFANEDKKEKKAAPGSEVRLTVAGILETGGSEEEYIYMAMADLKAITGGGERLDIAELSISATRDKLESYKEKIAAEVSAITPQLVKRVTQSESAVLTKLQALVFIVTVVVLALTMICVATTMTAVVTERRKEIGLRKALGAADSDIIWGFMGEGLLLGGIGGLLGSFFGFGFAQFVSMNVFSSSITFQPLLLPVTMAVSVVITGLACLLPVRNAIDVDPALVLKGE; encoded by the coding sequence ATGACCAAACAAAAGATGTTTTTAAAGATGATTACCGCTTCGCTGGTCAGGCGGCGGTCACGGATGCTGGTAGCGCTGCTGGCGATTGCCGTGGGGGCCACGATTTTGTCGGGGCTGGTGACGATTTATTATGATGTGCCGCGACAGATGGGGGCGCAATTCAGAAACTACGGTGCTAATATGATTTTTATGGCGGCGGAAAATACGGACGAATTTAGCATGGCGGCAGTGGAAAAGGGCATTTCCTATATTGAGGGCAAAGAACTTTTGGGGGTAACGCCCTACCGCTATGAAACGTTAAAGATTCATGAACAGCCGGTAGTGGCTGCCGGCACCGATTTAGCGGGGGCTCGGATTACCAGTCCCTATTGGCATGTGGAAGGGGCCTGGCCGGAAAAGCCGGCTGAGGTGCTGGCCGGCAAGGAAGCGGCAAATCTGCTGGGGCTGAAAATCGGTGATTCCTTTGAAGTAGCGGCCTTTGCCAATGAGGATAAAAAAGAAAAAAAAGCAGCTCCCGGTTCGGAGGTCAGGCTGACCGTTGCCGGTATTTTGGAAACCGGCGGCTCGGAGGAAGAATATATTTATATGGCGATGGCGGATTTAAAGGCAATTACCGGCGGCGGGGAGCGGCTGGATATTGCGGAATTGAGCATTTCTGCCACGCGCGATAAATTAGAAAGCTATAAAGAAAAAATTGCTGCCGAAGTCAGTGCCATTACGCCGCAGCTGGTCAAGCGGGTTACTCAATCCGAGAGTGCTGTTCTGACCAAGTTACAGGCGCTGGTCTTTATCGTGACGGTGGTGGTGCTGGCGCTGACGATGATTTGCGTGGCGACCACCATGACGGCGGTAGTGACCGAGCGGCGCAAGGAAATCGGTCTGCGCAAAGCGCTTGGCGCGGCTGACAGCGATATTATCTGGGGTTTTATGGGCGAAGGCCTCTTGCTCGGCGGAATCGGCGGCCTGCTGGGTTCGTTTTTCGGGTTTGGCTTTGCCCAATTTGTCAGTATGAATGTGTTTAGCAGTTCCATTACCTTTCAGCCGCTGCTGCTGCCGGTGACGATGGCGGTATCGGTCGTAATTACGGGACTGGCCTGTCTGCTGCCGGTTAGAAATGCAATTGATGTTGACCCGGCGCTGGTCTTAAAGGGTGAGTAA